The Gloeobacter morelensis MG652769 genome contains the following window.
TGTCTGCCCGCTGGGCTTGATCGAGTTTCGCGCCTGGCAGCCCGAGGTGGCCACCATCGGGGCGCTGCTTGCGGACTGTCCGGTGGATGCCGTCGAGATCCACACCCACCGGGGCAACCTCGCAGGTTTCAGGCGGCTGTGGGCGGGGCTGGTGCCCGTGTTGCCCCGCTTGAAACTGCTGGCGGTGAGCTTTCCCGATGAGCCGGGCATGCGCGAGCACCTGGCGGATCTTTGGGAGGTGATGCGCGCCGGTCCGCTCTCGGATGCCGCCCGTTCGCATATCGTCTGGCAGATAGACGGTCTGCCGATGAGCGGCGATCTGGCCCGCGGTACGGCCAGAGCCTCGGTGCGCTTTGCCCGCGAAGTGAGTACCTGGCGCCTGCCGGGGTATTTGCAGCTGGCGGGGGGCACCAACGACGCGAGCGTCGCACTGGCCCGGGCCGCCGGGCTCACGATAGGCGGCATCGGCTACGGCTCCTATGCCCGCCAACTGGTCCAGGCCCAGACTGAAACGGGTCCGCTCGCCGAGGAGCCCGAGCGCCTGTGCCGGGCTGTGGAGCAGGCCCGAGCGCTTGTCTGCCAACTCAAACCCCATCTTCAACAGGAGGGTGCCGCCCCATGGCTTACGACGACACCGCAACTTCGATGAACCACAACGAAATGCGCGTCACCGACGACCTGGAGAAGCTGCTGGCCATCCTGCCGGTACCGCTGCAGGAGCGTCTGCACGCCCACGAACGCCTCGACGAACTGGTCGAGGTGGTGCTGGATCTAGGACGGCGGCCGGAGGCGCGCTTTCGCGAAGGCAGCGACTATCTCTCCGAGATCCCGGTCACCCAGGACGAACTGGACGGGTGCACCGCCCGGGTGGGCGAATTTTCCGGCGACAACCGCGCGGGCATCGAGCGGACCCTCCACCGCATCAGTGCGATGCGCAACCGCCACGGCAAAATTATCGGTCTGACCTGTCGGGTGGGTCGGGCGGTCTTCGGCACCATCGGCATGATCCGCGACCTGGTCGAATCGGGCCGCTCGATTTTGCTGTTGGGCCGCCCCGGCGTCGGCAAGACCACCGCCCTGCGCGAGATCGCCCGCGTGCTGGCGGACGATCTGCACAAGCGCGTCGTGATTATCGACACCAGCAACGAAATCGCCGGCGACGGCGACATTCCGCACCCGGCCATCGGCCGGGCGCGGCGCATG
Protein-coding sequences here:
- a CDS encoding LdpA C-terminal domain-containing domain; this translates as MKCLARPYGSLAAGSWFKLIGGASLQNLPTLSNLALVYTLAGADCIDVSADPAVIAAVGEAIVHGRRLAGFSPDAGPFLMVSLSDGDDPHFRKAHFDAERCPSDCPRPCLRICPVDAIAAGGIEALRCYGCGRCAPVCPLGLIEFRAWQPEVATIGALLADCPVDAVEIHTHRGNLAGFRRLWAGLVPVLPRLKLLAVSFPDEPGMREHLADLWEVMRAGPLSDAARSHIVWQIDGLPMSGDLARGTARASVRFAREVSTWRLPGYLQLAGGTNDASVALARAAGLTIGGIGYGSYARQLVQAQTETGPLAEEPERLCRAVEQARALVCQLKPHLQQEGAAPWLTTTPQLR